The following proteins are encoded in a genomic region of Streptomyces gobiensis:
- a CDS encoding Uma2 family endonuclease: MHPRPGNLRAVAEQIEKATGLHVEILGGNLVMSPTPRGKHAGTIRRMRKQLEPRIQAGLATYEVSSIAMPDDPDDYCTPDLVVLPEAWDEDDEWLADPGDVELAVEVISKSEKAREITEKNDWYALAGVRTLLVIDPRHGVWALYTHPREGSYQGSLRGKFGEEVPLPDPFGFTLETSCLPLYSDTR; the protein is encoded by the coding sequence ATGCATCCCCGTCCCGGCAACCTGCGTGCCGTTGCCGAGCAGATCGAAAAGGCCACCGGCCTGCACGTCGAGATTCTGGGAGGGAACCTCGTGATGTCCCCAACCCCGCGTGGCAAGCATGCGGGCACGATCCGGCGCATGCGGAAGCAGCTCGAACCGAGAATTCAGGCGGGGTTGGCCACGTATGAAGTGTCGTCCATCGCAATGCCAGACGACCCGGATGACTACTGCACTCCCGATTTGGTGGTCCTTCCGGAGGCGTGGGATGAAGACGACGAATGGCTAGCAGACCCCGGTGATGTGGAACTCGCTGTGGAGGTGATCTCCAAGTCAGAGAAGGCCAGAGAGATCACCGAGAAGAACGACTGGTACGCCCTCGCCGGAGTGCGGACTCTCCTGGTCATCGATCCCCGCCACGGTGTATGGGCGCTGTACACACACCCGAGAGAGGGGTCCTACCAGGGCTCCCTACGCGGCAAGTTCGGGGAGGAGGTTCCCCTTCCCGACCCCTTCGGCTTCACCCTCGAAACGAGTTGCTTGCCGCTCTACAGCGACACCCGCTGA
- a CDS encoding SMI1/KNR4 family protein, which translates to MTATDLTESWERIEAWLAAHAPASHASLPAPAGPEEIQRAQQQTGIVFPGELTTLLLRRNGAGDMGTEVIPGYELLPAASIADTYTMHLKFRGRESESSPEPADAESDTRYADDIARAEAGRSCFHQHRVYLPVATNGCGGYMVLNYVPGVTQGRLGQFSTEDGGTSFEPTPTWKSLTALLEAVADGLESDERIVELYGDWQTTERDEGWQATVDEDGYLVWAEPEP; encoded by the coding sequence ATGACAGCCACCGACCTGACGGAATCCTGGGAGCGAATAGAAGCCTGGCTCGCCGCCCACGCCCCCGCATCCCACGCCTCGCTACCGGCACCAGCCGGCCCGGAAGAGATCCAGCGGGCACAGCAACAGACCGGGATCGTCTTCCCCGGTGAACTCACCACCCTGCTGCTTCGACGCAACGGCGCAGGTGACATGGGAACCGAGGTGATCCCGGGATACGAACTTCTTCCCGCTGCCAGTATCGCTGATACCTACACCATGCACCTGAAGTTCCGGGGACGAGAGAGCGAAAGCAGTCCGGAACCCGCAGATGCTGAGTCGGATACCCGGTACGCCGACGACATCGCAAGAGCAGAAGCAGGACGCTCCTGCTTCCACCAGCATCGGGTCTATCTACCCGTCGCCACGAACGGCTGCGGCGGCTATATGGTCCTCAACTACGTCCCCGGAGTAACCCAGGGACGTCTCGGCCAGTTCTCGACCGAAGACGGCGGCACCTCATTCGAGCCGACGCCCACATGGAAATCCCTCACCGCCCTTCTGGAAGCCGTAGCCGACGGGCTCGAAAGCGACGAGCGAATCGTCGAACTCTACGGCGACTGGCAGACCACCGAACGCGACGAAGGCTGGCAAGCCACCGTTGACGAAGACGGCTACCTGGTCTGGGCCGAACCGGAACCATAG
- a CDS encoding urease accessory protein UreF, which translates to MSRAALLLLADGRFPAGGHAHSGGVEAAVANGAVYDTDSLEAFCRGRLHTAGLTAAGLAAAAAAGYDPLMLDEAADARTPVPALRTVARRLGRQMLRAARATFPSEELERLATACPQGAHQPVVLGLAARAAGLDPVDAAYAAAYENAGGPATAAVRLLSLDPLHASGLLARLGAETDGVATAAADAAARVPAEGVDALPSASAPLLDITAEQHAAWTVRLFAS; encoded by the coding sequence ATGAGCCGTGCAGCCCTGCTCCTGCTGGCCGACGGCCGCTTCCCCGCCGGTGGGCACGCCCACTCCGGCGGCGTCGAGGCCGCGGTCGCCAACGGAGCCGTATACGACACCGACAGCCTGGAGGCGTTCTGCCGCGGACGCCTGCACACGGCCGGGCTAACCGCAGCCGGACTGGCCGCCGCGGCAGCGGCCGGATACGACCCGCTGATGCTGGACGAGGCGGCCGACGCGCGTACGCCCGTACCCGCGTTGCGGACCGTCGCCCGGCGGCTGGGGCGGCAGATGCTGCGCGCTGCGCGGGCGACGTTCCCGTCCGAGGAACTGGAGCGGCTAGCCACCGCCTGCCCACAGGGCGCCCACCAGCCGGTGGTGCTGGGCCTCGCCGCTCGCGCCGCCGGGCTCGACCCGGTGGACGCCGCCTACGCCGCTGCGTACGAGAACGCGGGCGGCCCGGCCACCGCAGCCGTGCGCCTGCTGAGCCTCGACCCGCTCCACGCCTCGGGGCTGCTGGCCCGCCTCGGCGCCGAGACCGACGGCGTCGCCACTGCCGCCGCCGACGCCGCGGCCCGTGTCCCGGCCGAGGGTGTCGACGCCCTGCCGTCGGCGTCCGCACCGCTCCTGGACATCACCGCCGAACAGCACGCCGCCTGGACCGTCCGGCTCTTCGCCTCCTGA
- a CDS encoding urease subunit alpha, which produces MSKRQQQSNELTRADYTALYGPTTNDRVRLADTDLTLEIEADWSGGPSYSGHEMIFGGGKVIRESMGMSHIARDGKDSGATVTGHKPVDTVITGALILDWWGVVKADIGIRDAEIAAIGKAYNPETMDPIKHFEMPGGFGARFTDQGQAAFTTATVKPENFVVGPSTEVISGNGRILTAGGVDTHVHFICPGEIHEALASGVTTLIGGGTGPAEGSTATTVTPGAWHITRLFEALDEFPINIGVLGKGSTMNKAELEAQVDAGACGLKVHEDWGATPAVLDKALEVCEERKIQVALHADSLNESGFLEDTRHAFVKKDTNGNPVDAQGNPTADEDEYVRRPIHIFHVEGAGGGHAPDMIELVKDANVLPASTNPTRPLTVNTVKEHIDMMIVCHHLNPEIPADMAFADSRIRPSTMAAEDLLHDMGAISMMSSDAQAMGRIGEMVMRTWQTAHVMKCRYGPLREDLDAAKIRDIADDTDAKGHEHNEKQLLPNDNFRARRYVAKYTINPAITHGIDKYVGSVQRGKLADLVLWEPKFFGVKMHMVVKGGQLAYAQVGDANASITTPQPYLPRPVWGASGRSPGRNSLNFVAENVGAKLSSYEKNSDGTAKKCADGTFVRKTAEVTSKEKRGDDEITVTRPEGLGLEKDFVDITDTRCITKASMLLNDRGAEGKELDLEVSHNSFDVTIGGATTADARAEIDKATVPRSYVNEVPMAQRYFLF; this is translated from the coding sequence ATGAGCAAGAGGCAGCAGCAGAGCAACGAGCTGACGCGGGCTGACTACACCGCCCTGTACGGGCCGACGACGAATGACCGGGTCCGGCTCGCCGACACCGACCTCACCTTAGAGATCGAGGCCGACTGGAGCGGCGGTCCGTCGTACAGCGGCCACGAGATGATCTTCGGCGGCGGCAAGGTGATCCGCGAATCGATGGGCATGTCGCACATCGCCAGGGACGGGAAGGACAGCGGGGCCACGGTCACAGGGCACAAGCCCGTGGACACCGTCATCACGGGTGCGCTGATCCTCGACTGGTGGGGCGTGGTCAAGGCCGACATCGGCATCCGCGACGCTGAGATCGCGGCCATCGGCAAGGCGTACAACCCCGAAACGATGGACCCGATCAAGCATTTCGAGATGCCGGGCGGTTTCGGCGCGAGGTTCACCGATCAGGGGCAGGCGGCCTTCACCACGGCCACTGTGAAGCCGGAGAACTTCGTGGTCGGCCCGAGCACCGAGGTCATCTCCGGCAATGGGCGGATCCTCACCGCTGGCGGCGTGGACACCCACGTCCACTTCATCTGCCCCGGGGAGATCCACGAGGCCCTCGCCTCGGGCGTGACCACCCTCATCGGCGGCGGCACCGGACCGGCCGAGGGCAGCACGGCCACCACCGTGACCCCGGGCGCGTGGCACATCACCCGGCTCTTCGAGGCGCTGGACGAGTTCCCCATCAACATCGGCGTGCTCGGCAAGGGCAGCACGATGAACAAGGCCGAGCTCGAAGCACAGGTGGACGCCGGTGCCTGCGGCCTCAAGGTCCACGAGGACTGGGGCGCCACGCCCGCGGTGCTCGACAAGGCCCTGGAGGTCTGCGAAGAACGCAAGATCCAAGTCGCCCTGCACGCCGACTCGCTGAACGAGTCCGGATTCCTGGAAGACACCCGTCACGCCTTCGTCAAGAAGGACACCAACGGGAATCCAGTGGACGCCCAGGGCAACCCCACAGCTGACGAAGACGAGTATGTGCGCCGCCCCATCCACATCTTCCACGTCGAAGGTGCCGGAGGCGGTCACGCTCCGGACATGATCGAGCTGGTCAAGGACGCCAACGTCCTCCCGGCCTCGACCAATCCGACGCGTCCCCTGACGGTCAACACCGTCAAGGAACACATCGACATGATGATCGTCTGCCACCACCTCAACCCGGAGATCCCGGCGGACATGGCCTTCGCCGACTCCCGGATCCGGCCCTCCACCATGGCAGCGGAGGATCTCCTCCACGACATGGGCGCCATCTCGATGATGTCCTCCGACGCGCAGGCCATGGGCCGTATCGGCGAGATGGTCATGCGCACCTGGCAGACCGCGCACGTCATGAAGTGCCGCTACGGGCCGCTGCGAGAGGACCTCGACGCCGCGAAGATCCGCGACATCGCCGATGACACGGATGCCAAGGGCCACGAGCACAACGAGAAGCAACTGCTGCCGAACGACAACTTCCGGGCGCGCCGGTACGTCGCCAAGTACACGATCAACCCGGCGATCACACACGGCATCGACAAGTACGTCGGCTCCGTACAGCGGGGCAAGCTGGCCGACCTGGTGCTGTGGGAACCGAAGTTCTTCGGCGTGAAGATGCACATGGTCGTCAAGGGCGGCCAGCTCGCCTACGCACAGGTCGGCGACGCCAACGCCTCCATCACCACCCCGCAGCCCTACCTGCCGCGCCCGGTCTGGGGCGCCAGCGGCCGCTCCCCTGGGCGCAACTCGCTCAACTTCGTTGCTGAGAACGTGGGCGCCAAGCTGTCCAGCTACGAGAAGAATTCCGACGGGACCGCCAAGAAGTGCGCCGACGGCACCTTCGTGAGGAAGACCGCTGAGGTCACCAGCAAGGAGAAGCGGGGTGACGATGAGATCACGGTGACGAGGCCCGAGGGTCTCGGGCTTGAGAAGGACTTCGTGGACATCACGGATACCCGGTGTATCACCAAGGCCTCCATGCTGCTGAACGACCGGGGCGCAGAGGGCAAGGAGCTGGACCTGGAGGTCAGCCACAACAGCTTCGATGTCACCATCGGCGGTGCGACCACGGCGGACGCGCGTGCCGAGATCGACAAGGCGACCGTGCCGCGTTCCTACGTGAACGAAGTACCCATGGCACAGCGGTACTTCCTCTTCTGA
- the ureG gene encoding urease accessory protein UreG, which yields MHLDHSLPHQHLPSASATRPDGSRRALRVGLGGPVGSGKTATVAALCRALRDRWCIAAVTNDIYTREDAEYLRREAVLPPERITAVETGACPHTAIRDDISANLEAVEHLEETLESLDLVLVESGGDNLTATFSKGLVDVQIFVIDVSSGDDIPRKGGPGITTADLLVVNKTDLAPHVGADLATMAADAKQQRGDLPVVFTSLTSDDGIREVADWVTGHLTEWRAEAAV from the coding sequence ATGCACCTCGACCACTCCCTGCCTCACCAGCACCTCCCCAGCGCCTCGGCGACCCGGCCCGACGGCAGCCGCCGCGCCCTCCGCGTCGGCCTCGGCGGCCCCGTCGGCTCGGGCAAGACCGCCACCGTCGCCGCCCTCTGCCGCGCCCTGCGCGACCGCTGGTGCATCGCCGCCGTCACCAACGACATCTACACCCGCGAGGACGCCGAATACCTGCGCCGCGAGGCCGTCCTGCCGCCCGAACGCATCACCGCCGTCGAGACCGGCGCCTGCCCGCACACCGCGATCCGCGACGACATCTCCGCCAACCTGGAGGCCGTCGAGCACCTGGAGGAGACCCTCGAATCCCTCGACCTCGTCCTCGTCGAATCCGGCGGCGACAACCTCACCGCCACCTTCTCCAAGGGCCTCGTCGACGTGCAGATCTTCGTCATCGACGTCTCCAGCGGCGACGACATCCCCCGCAAGGGCGGCCCCGGCATCACCACCGCCGACCTCCTCGTCGTCAACAAGACCGACCTCGCCCCGCACGTCGGCGCCGACCTCGCCACCATGGCCGCCGACGCCAAGCAGCAGCGCGGCGATCTCCCCGTCGTCTTCACCAGCCTCACCTCCGACGACGGCATCCGCGAGGTCGCCGACTGGGTCACCGGCCACCTCACCGAGTGGCGAGCCGAGGCAGCCGTATGA
- a CDS encoding urease accessory protein UreD translates to MIPAPQLTVSRAPLDGAPGAEEPAGHPDGVRATALIRAAYNGRVTTLPRLRSDGPFHLRQMRTSGRSARVGIIGAMSAPLGGDRLAIDITAEDHAELEVTTGAATLALRGPTTEPATYDVRLTAGEHADLRWLPHPLISAAGSNLRQTYTAELADTARLVLREEQLLGRADEEPGHLVSRLLIHRAGHPLLDQQSAYGSPEPGWDGPAVLGGHRAVGQLLLVNPQMDIQREPVLLRERSRDGCAVLAPLAGGPALLATAAAPTSAALRELLDEALTHALGA, encoded by the coding sequence ATGATCCCCGCCCCACAACTCACCGTCTCCCGCGCCCCGCTGGACGGCGCCCCCGGCGCCGAAGAGCCCGCCGGGCATCCCGACGGAGTACGGGCCACCGCGCTGATCCGCGCCGCGTACAACGGGCGCGTCACCACGCTCCCGCGGCTGCGCAGCGACGGGCCGTTCCACCTTCGGCAGATGCGCACCAGCGGGCGCTCCGCCAGGGTGGGCATCATCGGCGCGATGAGCGCCCCGCTCGGCGGCGACCGGCTCGCCATCGACATCACCGCCGAGGACCACGCCGAACTGGAGGTCACCACGGGCGCCGCCACGCTCGCCCTGCGCGGCCCCACCACTGAGCCCGCTACGTACGACGTACGCCTCACCGCGGGCGAACACGCCGACCTGCGCTGGCTGCCCCACCCCCTCATCAGCGCCGCGGGCAGCAACCTCCGCCAGACGTACACCGCCGAACTCGCCGACACCGCACGACTCGTACTGCGCGAGGAACAGCTCCTGGGCCGCGCCGACGAGGAGCCAGGACACCTCGTCAGCCGACTCCTCATCCACCGCGCCGGACACCCACTGCTCGACCAGCAGTCGGCATACGGCTCCCCGGAACCCGGCTGGGACGGCCCAGCGGTCCTGGGCGGCCACCGCGCAGTCGGCCAACTCCTCTTGGTGAACCCGCAGATGGACATTCAGCGCGAACCCGTACTGCTCCGCGAGCGCTCCCGGGACGGGTGCGCCGTCCTCGCCCCGCTGGCCGGCGGCCCCGCGCTCCTCGCCACCGCAGCAGCACCGACCTCCGCAGCACTACGGGAACTCCTCGACGAGGCCCTCACCCACGCCCTCGGCGCCTAG